GTCGATATGCTCGCGAGCGTCTTCGTAGTTGCCCTGGTTGAGCAGCAGCACGGCGTAGTCGTAGCGCTCTTCGATCGAGGAGAATTCGAGGCCCGAGGACTTCTGCATCTCCTTTTCGCAGGCGCGGGCAAAGACGATGGAGCGGTCCTTCATCTCGAAGGGGCCATCGCTGGCGAGCAGATCAAACTCCGATTTCGCCTTGTCGTATTTGCCTTCCTGCATGGCGCGCATGGCGCTATGAAAGCGCTTGAGGTGTTCGTCGTTGTGGTGATTCGAGTCTTTCTTTTCAAGAATGGAACGCGGCATCTTCCTGGCACCTGTGTGTGATCGTGCGTCCTGCATGTCGGCCCCCATCGCAATGCTCTTGGTGATTGTCGATCAGGTGATTCAACTGGCTCAGACTTGCATCCGTTGTTATCTTATCTGCTGCGCGACCGTCAACGGGCAGCGGGCATCACAGCAGCTTCTTCCGGTCTATGTTATGCGATGTGGAGTTTTTCTGCTCACGGCCCGAATTCCTTGCCCGATTATGAGCCGGAAGGCGAGCCATACATCGCAGGGTTGAGATCAGGGTCGTTGTACATCTTGAGCTGGCGGTAGAGCTTGAAGCGGCGCTCCCCGGCCATTACCTGCTGCCAGAGCGCATCGAGGCAGCTTACCAGATCTTCGCGCTGCTCCCGCAGAATCCTGAGCCGCTCGCGGTTCTTCTCCGCG
The DNA window shown above is from Acidobacterium capsulatum ATCC 51196 and carries:
- a CDS encoding tetratricopeptide repeat protein — encoded protein: MPRSILEKKDSNHHNDEHLKRFHSAMRAMQEGKYDKAKSEFDLLASDGPFEMKDRSIVFARACEKEMQKSSGLEFSSIEERYDYAVLLLNQGNYEDAREHIDAILTSRPEADYAYYGAALLASMTGQAEECLQHLGRAIELNPQNRILARRDSDFGDMSDDPRFTEMLYPEVY